Sequence from the Maniola hyperantus chromosome Z, iAphHyp1.2, whole genome shotgun sequence genome:
CCAGTTGTATGTCACCTGTTTCTAATGGACGCACGTTGAAAATAAATTCAGATCCGTCGTCAACGATGCACGACGTACAATAAATTGTAGCAGCATTGTGCGTGATATGAagaattttttctattttaaacaACACGAACGCTAACGCTGGTACTTTGGCTACAAAAGTTATCTTTAAAAATTGGCTTGAAATTCTAACTACTTTATCAAAACCGAATTTCCATATAGGGTTAACTTGCATTTGCACTTCGTTTTCAATGTGATCTATGATTCTTACATTTGGGTGTCTGGTTAGGAGTTCTACGATTTCGACTCGATCATGATTTAGggaattaaatatatatatttggtCTCCAGGTGTTACTGATTTATAAGAAGATATAAATTCTCCTTCcctgtaaatatatttttcgaGGTACTTCTCATTTTGAGCTGGCTTAGAACTGATTAAGCTCGCGGCGGTCTCTTGAATATACCAACAGTCTCTAGAAGTGTTTATCACTTGTCGTTGAACGTATCTGAGTGCTTTGACCGTTAATGTGCCCCCTACAACATTTCGGTCTTGAAGACGAGCGACCGACTCACGAGCGTTCAACAATCGTTCATATAACGTTGATACTTTGTATGATTGAAAAGCGTTAAAATTGAGAGCGAAAGAAAACAGTATTTCGGTACTTCTTAACGTTGAGTGAAGACGTCTCAAGATAATTTTCAACAAAGGTCGCGTAGTAAAGTATCCTGTCCAATATGCAGGTCTGCTGTCCCTGATGTCGGCAAAATTAAGAAAGTCACCTTTCAGACTGGGGAAGCTGTTTTTCTTTGACAGTATGTTTTTGAAATAATCTTTACTCGTCCCAAATTTGATCGTAGCCTTATAAATATCATGATTAAGATTCACGTAATCCGCAATTTTCTGATAGTTGTTGTACTGAAAGTCAAATTCTGTTTGAGATTCGTAATGGCGATCACCTCCTAACGGCGTGATAATCACGTTGTGTGACGATATCGTGCCCGCTTTTGAATACTGTTCTAACAATTTCTCAGCCTTCACTTTGAGGTTAAATGTATTTATATCTTGGACATTGGAAGAGTCGATAAAATTGAATTCTTTGTCACATATTGTGTCACCTTCCGGACCGCAAGCTTTAAATCCATCAGAATTAAACGGCAAATAGTGGGCGATAACAGAATGCTTCGGATACCGATCGTTGCCAATCCTGTTCAGAGCTTCGTTGAGGTTTATGTGAGCGGTTTTATCTGTGTCCCAATTTTGAACCCATACGAAGTCAGTGTACTGGAACTCGGTGAGGTATTGTTGCCAGGAGAAATGCATATTTGTTAATACTAGGTTGGAGATTCCCGATGCTGATAGAAGATAAGACAGGGTAGGGCTGTGTGCCACACTGTTGGTCAGCCAAGCCACCTCTGGCGAATAGTTTAAATTGTACAGTAACCATTGGTGAcctgaaaaaatattgaaaccCATTCAATTAATCTGTCCAACGGGTTCATTTAATTCGTTGGATTTGTCATTTTATACTTGGTAGGTACCCTCAATCAATTGATGTAAGATCCCGAACAGATGTGATGTGGCTTCATCAGTTTCCACCCATCCACCTGATGTGATTTCTAGTCGTCCTTCTTCAACTAGTCTGCGGAgagccttaaaaaataattatctaatttgGGAAATTGTTCataatttaaacctacctaaaattattacataactGCATATAAGACTAGTAGGTAGGCTCCGAATATGAATTTGTCCCACTCGGTGTCGAGACCCTTGGCccgtggggtcctagcgctataagactttttaaggaaatagcaaaaaggttagtcgacatcacaggagaccgaagagctggcagctacctcggacaaagaattagcctagctattcacagggggaacgctgccagtattttcggaaccttgcctaaagggactccttttaataatatattttagttataatattatattttttgaggttttagttttagtttaaattattaattaattaacttttaatatggAATAAGatagaataaattatattttatcagactagtaggtaggtatattatagtacttagtattaattattatagtaggttATACTAGTACCATTCGATTCTTTTGTCGAGTATTTTGCCACCACTGACTCAAATGTGACACCTCATTCCAAGAGAACGTTAGATTCGAGTAAAATTGAAGCTTTTTCACGATGTTCGATATAATCTTACGCGCCGTGCTTTTGTGGAGGTTTTCAAATGGTTGTTTCCAAATCGTGTCCACGCGCGACCGTGGGACTAGTATTACCTGCAAAATAGTTAtagcatcatcatcacgatAATCGTTTTGAACCTTCTTCGTACAAGTACGTattgtaaactagatgatgcacgcgacttcgtccgcgtgggtttaggtttttaaaaatcccatgggaactctttaattttccggagcggcctataaaataaataaataaataaataaataaacgtttatttcagacctTCATAGATCCATAgtttgttagtatgttagttacaaTTTTTCCTTAAATAGTAAGTTGGTATTGTTAGTTCAttagtgggtaggtacaattaattttattttactgacccAATAGCTACCGCCACACAGTGGTGTAGTATGGGACAGTCAGGCCTGGCAGCAATTACTTTTAGGATGCCGTTGTCGCTGGTACGTAAGCGCTGCAGGAGAGATGTCGCTTTTTTGCGCATTATGGCAAAAAAGTCATTGGTGTGACTATGCggggtgtgcgggcgttccctccctgagatagcatctcgacctgtcgtgtactttaTCTacttaccgacttgggtcaacgttgcttaacaatcgcaagcAATCAATATGCTAAATTAAGATAATTCATAAAATTCTAGATTAAGATAAGATAAAATGGTTTACTTTCAAGGCAGGCCACTGGGCGTTCCTCATAAGAGCCTGATAGCGATGTTCGTACACAACCTTCCAGAAATGTTTGTTGGCAATCCATGGCGGCTAAAACAAAAACGAAGTCCGATGTAAGTAAAATGACTTATTGTGTTGAAAATTCTGAATAATAACTACTAATAACGTATAGCTTGAAAACTGATAGACTTTAAGGTCCCAATATCttacaccttgggaccctaacgttGGAATACCTCCCAGTCcccccccctaggtggacagatgacatcaaatgaTGTCGTCGCATCAGCGAGCCGATGAGTGGTGGTGGTGCAAGACCGTGCCATGatgaccctacaagagacttatgtccagctgtggacgtctatcggttgttgatgatgatgatgatgattaagtactTACCTCAATATTAAACTCGTTAAATTTTTCTTGAGCGTCAATATATGCTTTGAATTCATGAAATTCTGTGCAAATATATGGTACATGCCAAGATATATTATTGCTTATACTCGTAGTCACTTGCGTTGAACCTTTGTTGAAAAAGAAGTCAGCTTTTTTAACATCTGTATCATAATGTGTTAATTTTAGTTCATTTGTATCAACTTCAAGTTCTCTATGGTTTGTTGTTCCTGTActagaaataatacttttaacAAGAAGACTGTCGTTGATAGCAGAAGTTACCTCAGAATTATCTTTTATCGAAGTCTCTTGTTCTGAGCTAGGAGAAATCTTTTCCTCGACCAGGGGGAAAAAATTTGATGTGGGTATTTGATAAGAGATCGGATCAATTTTCGCCACATTACTTGTATTGAGGAGTTCATTCGCTCCAGATAGAATGGCACTATGGTCTCTTCGTTGGAAGAAATTAATAGCAGCTCGTGCTGTCCGAAGGTCGGATGGATGCACAATTTCATTCCGAGCTATATTCATACGAGAAAACATTGTTTTGCTTTTCCCCAAATCTGCGGAAGTCAATATAGTAGACATTTTCGGTCTCTGCATTTTATGTACAACTGATTTTATTTGCGTATGCCCTGGATAAAtcaccatattattattttgtttcggGTTCTTCAAATCTTTGCCAGTACGAGTCTCACTGAACGGTCTTTGCACCATTTTTGATTGGCTGCGCACAATTTTCCGCAACGCTGTAAAataatttagattatttttgCTACCATTTACCAGGAAGTTTCCAGGCaactttcgataaaattttcatagatggcgctgaattttacaaccactaaagatgaaaaataatacctataattatctatatgatctatgctttaatatttaggtcgtgtcaatcaattacatagatgaagagtaaggctagcgtgcactgcaattgtccttacgtttcttccccacaaaatctgtaaactataatagaagtaattaattaacttcgcatccgatttaactttaaaaatttaaagcatagatgatatagatatacctaggtattatttttcatcttgtggtggaagttttcagcgccatttatgaaaattttctcgaacgttgcctggaaacctcctcattattGAACTTTCTATAgctaactttttaaaaatcctctctATTACTTTTTTCGTAAcattcattttcaaaaattgttatgattagtataaaaattgaaatgttcCAAAACGTTCTCTTCACTTCAACAGTCATGTTTCAtcattcagtaggtacctatgataTTATCACTAATGACCTGACGGAAGCGAACTGAGGCGCATTGGCAGTTTACATTATACAGGATgtttatagaaggaaccatcaATAAAGGATTACATTTCATGAATTGTGGTTCCATTTTGTTTGAcgtatacaggttgtaaccagaacgctagcaaaacttaaacgttattgttatactacctaaacacaatccaataccaacaaccatttgcctcattttgtatttttagtgatttagtatttttcaaacccgcaatgtatagcgtgcaaaatcgGGTCAATGACCCGccaacgacgcggcattgactccgagtggcctacttaaggaacgttcgttgacctctagcgtcagtcagatgttttatttgcaatacctatatcgtgaaattttacaaaatataattataaatacattatactgatcatcagtaccctgtcttcgtttttacggtctggttacatcctgtacaCTGTGTATGTACTTTACTTGTTTAActgggtaggtatatattataacaataacatCTTTGTTGatctacttacaatttttttttaaacttcgatacaagttagcccttgactgcgacacagaataatataatagtaggtactaacgactgcgatctcacctggtaatcgatgatgcagtctaaaatagaagcgggctaacatggaaTGGGTACTTATATGtcagttttattaattttaacctTGTTTTAACCACTTTGCGGTTTTCATCTCGGTTTTCTTcttcatcacgaagcaacgccTTTGAGGGAAGATCTTATACATCAGTCTTAAACGATCTCGGTTTTACTGGTACGCTAAATCGATGGGCACACTTTCGCGTCTAAataggaaaaataataatatatatacttaataatacctaggtacctacttaaatgaaaAGAGGGAAAACGTAATTGACttcctactggacggatcggactgaaatttccCTTCCAAGCGACCAcgcctccatcttagactgcatcatcacttaccaccaggtgggatTAGAGTCAAGAGCTAGAGTTAGCCCTTTTACAACACAAGTgtaaattattcaaaaataaaataaaatgggctccattggcactcttcgggtacggaaccctatataATACCTACCCCTTTCTGGTGCAGTCGGGTATAGTGGTGTGACTCCATTGGCGAAGATTCGGCAAATCTTCGGCGTTTGGCAAATGTTTCGAGTTTGGGCGAATTTTACGAAAGTTCGGCATTCAGCAAACCTTCTAGCAAGAATTATTCACGCATGCGTGCTAGTATAGTGCGAACTTCATCCCTTATTGCCAACATAAGAAAATAGGGTGTGTATATCGATCGGCACTACCCCTCGCTTGGCGGTGAAACGTTGTGCTCTTACAGTTTCAATGAAATCCCAGATATAAATATCCACAAATTACTGAGTgaggaaaaatattttgttaagacCATGGTAAGTACCAGAAAGACTTATAAATCGACGTAAGATAACGATATTATGTTATGATATAAATAATTTCTGTATTAGTGTCTGTACTGTTTAAATAAGATAGATTTGATAAATAAACAAAGTGATTAATAAAAGCGGTCAAGTG
This genomic interval carries:
- the LOC138404541 gene encoding alpha-mannosidase 2-like is translated as MVQRPFSETRTGKDLKNPKQNNNMVIYPGHTQIKSVVHKMQRPKMSTILTSADLGKSKTMFSRMNIARNEIVHPSDLRTARAAINFFQRRDHSAILSGANELLNTSNVAKIDPISYQIPTSNFFPLVEEKISPSSEQETSIKDNSEVTSAINDSLLVKSIISSTGTTNHRELEVDTNELKLTHYDTDVKKADFFFNKGSTQVTTSISNNISWHVPYICTEFHEFKAYIDAQEKFNEFNIEPPWIANKHFWKVVYEHRYQALMRNAQWPALKVILVPRSRVDTIWKQPFENLHKSTARKIISNIVKKLQFYSNLTFSWNEVSHLSQWWQNTRQKNRMALRRLVEEGRLEITSGGWVETDEATSHLFGILHQLIEGHQWLLYNLNYSPEVAWLTNSVAHSPTLSYLLSASGISNLVLTNMHFSWQQYLTEFQYTDFVWVQNWDTDKTAHINLNEALNRIGNDRYPKHSVIAHYLPFNSDGFKACGPEGDTICDKEFNFIDSSNVQDINTFNLKVKAEKLLEQYSKAGTISSHNVIITPLGGDRHYESQTEFDFQYNNYQKIADYVNLNHDIYKATIKFGTSKDYFKNILSKKNSFPSLKGDFLNFADIRDSRPAYWTGYFTTRPLLKIILRRLHSTLRSTEILFSFALNFNAFQSYKVSTLYERLLNARESVARLQDRNVVGGTLTVKALRYVQRQVINTSRDCWYIQETAASLISSKPAQNEKYLEKYIYREGEFISSYKSVTPGDQIYIFNSLNHDRVEIVELLTRHPNVRIIDHIENEVQMQVNPIWKFGFDKVVRISSQFLKITFVAKVPALAFVLFKIEKILHITHNAATIYCTSCIVDDGSEFIFNVRPLETGDIQLESYKYRIVIDEHTGFLKAVTKKFSNEQPVVVDFGAFNSASVGSGMFLFNTNTSKPMEDILSPFRQNVESRSIIIVSGRITTELTSLYGSFLHHTVKIFNIMNNPLADIIKLETKIDYGIAPNYRDTEMFLSLQTVIGNGNPPEIFIDNNGFQYTARHINVSRRVESNVYPFTSMAYIQDEKTRLTILTDHAQGVTVLQEGQLVLMLDRRVLYDDNRGANETIAENSVTSHTHYLLLENFIEHNNSFDDVLSKTNLKLPSHTALYLANTLNYNLDIYFIDASRTHLCHYTFLPLIKTSFPCDVALINYRAVLNRGTPEKFMPNTALMTLHRQRFSCRVESDNSLQCSRESSFKLDHMLRKVRAVYQTNLVGTTEGVPVTVLNIINFPSMELTTLRIYF